GCCCTTCGCGGTACGCTGCCAGCACCTCATCGGCAGTATGATGAATCGATCGGGACAGGCTGTAATCCACCAGCTCCCGCCGCTGCTCCAGCAGGCCGTTAATCACGCCAATCAGTGCCTGCCACTGGTTGAGCGGATGGGCCTGCACCTTAAGCGAGGTGAGCAGCAGTCCGGCGGAATGAATCCCCCATTCCCGGAAAGCGCTTTCCACTTGCTGCCGGTAATCCGCAATGGAGATTTCGTGCTCCCTGTGCTTGTCGATCTGATTAATAATCAGATACAGCGGCTTCCCCCAGTCGCTGAGACTCTTGGCGAAAGCGAGGTTGTTCTCAGACTGCACATGGTTGTAATCCATCACATAGAACACGGCATCCGCCAGATGCAGTGCCGAGCGGGTCGCCGCCTGATGGCCTTCATCGGTGGAATCGACCCCGGGAGTATCCATCAGCACACCGTGGCTGCCCAGCAGCGGAATGTCCTCCCAGACCTCGATCGCTGCGTATTCCGTACCCTGGCGGCAGTAATCCTGCAGCCGGTCGGGTGTGGTCTGAATCACAGGCCGCTTCGCCCGGGTCCCGCCGGATTGCGGATGAAGCAGCACCTTGGGTGCTCCGCTGCGGATCGACACGATGTTGGCACTGGTTGGAACCGGGCCCGATGGCAGCACGTGCTTGCCGCAGAGCGCATTGATCATGCTCGACTTCCCCGCCGAGAAATGCCCGCAGAACGCCAGGGTCAGCTCATCCGCCTGCTCCTTCAGGTTCAGATCCGCAATCACCTGTGCATTGTCCTGTTCTCCCCACTCCCGCAGCTGCTTCTCCAGCAGCCTAAGCGCTGATGACCCCGCTGTAACCTGCTCTGCTCTTCCCTGTTCTGCTCCCACGACATCCCCGCCTCCGCTGCGATCTATAATGAAATTCAGCACATTAAATTCATAATTTCTACATTTGTATGATTTATTTCACTGCAAGAATAGAATAATACCATTTTATCATCAGATCGTCACAAATCAAATGTCCGCTTTTACAAAAACAGCTATAATCCTTCACGAAAAACCAGACTTCGCCGCCTCCCAGTCCCCTAACATCCCCTGTAAGCTCCCCACACGACAAAACGCCCACACACACGCCTCCGCCACGCCCAATGTATTCGATTTTTCGATTACATTCCGCCCACACACCACCAACCAAAACAGAGGGGCTGCCCCGTCAGCCACTTTCCGGCTGCGGGACAACCCCTCTGAATAGATGTTGCAGAATTAAGCTGTTTCCAGTACTGGAAGCAGAATTTCAAACACTTTGCCGTGCTGCAGAATAGTAAGACCGCGGGACTTGTCCTTCATCACGACAACCTCCGGCTTCGCGGACATACGCTCCAGGTAATGCTCAGGCACATCGCCGGAGTGGCTGATTGTGATGCCTTCCACTTCCTGCTCTTCATTCTCTTCCATCGGACTGTCTACCACACGGTCAAAAATATCGGAGAACGCTTCAAAATTATCGGTGTATACAGAAATGCATTTCATCCCTATCCCATCCTCTTCTTCTCTAATTCTTTGTTAGGCTTCGTATGAACCTTATCTTTCCTGATAACCGCTGTTTTCATACGTTTCTTGCCCTCCCGGCACACATCCAGCAGCGGACAGACCTGGCACATGGGACTCTGGGCCTTGCAGTGATACCGTCCGAAAAAGATCAGCCGGTGATGGGTCAGCGTCCATTCCTCACGCGGCACCGCCTTCATCAGCTTCTTCTCCACTTCCAGCACCGAATCCTTCCAGCCCGCGAGCGCGAGCCGCTTGGCTACCCGTTCCACATGAGTATCCACAGCAATCGCCGGAACCCCAAAAGCATTGGACACGACGACATTCGCCGTCTTGCGTCCGACACCGGGCAAGGTGACCAGTTCATCATGAGCCTGGGGCACTTCCCCGCCGTATTGCTCGATCAGAATCGAGCAGAGGTTCTGAATATGCTTGGCCTTGTTGCGGAACAACCCAATCCGCCGGATATCCTGCTCCAGCTCCTCCAGCGGCACGGAAATGTAATCCGCCGGGGTCTTGTACTTCTGAAACAGGTCCTCAGTTACCTTGTTCACTGTAGCATCCGTGCATTGGGCAGAGAGCAGTACGGCAATCGTAAGCTCAAAGGCGTTGCTGTGGTTCAGCTCGCAATGCGCGTCAGGGAACATGCCGCCGATGGTATCCAGGATGTGGCGGACCTCTGCAGCTTTCATAGCGTCCCCTCCACGGAGTCCTTATACCCGCTGGAGTCTGACGGGCATATGATCTCTATTCTGGTGAAATATAAGCAAATATACATTATATCGTATACTTTCATAGCGTTCAAGCGAACACAGGGCTGATCTTATATTTCAAAAAAAACGCCTTGATCCCGGGCGAAGCCCGGGCTCAAGACGGTGTTTCACACGGAAAAGCACCAAAACAATTATTGTTTCACAATTTCTACAATCTTGTCATTGTTGAAATACATTATAATATTATCATTTTCTTTGAGAGATTGCACGGATAAAGTCGTGTCACCTTGATGAATATATACATTCGGCGCAAGTGTGAACTGGTAATTGTCATTCAGGTTAGCGCGCTTGGTGATTATTTGATTCGTCCCACTCTCGTAGCGGGCGAAGGTCCGGCTCTGCTGGCTGAGCACCGAGATGATCACGACACCGCCGGCATCCTTGCGTGCCAGTATACGGTCTGCTGTACTGAGACTGCTTAATGCGCTAGAGGTAACCCCGTCCCGCACAATTCTGACTCCGCTGCCGGCAGCGAGCGTCTGGGCGGCTCCCGAATAATCCTTCACCGTCAGTGTTCCTGCGGCAGCGTCTACTGCCGTAACTTGTCCGGCATATTGCTTCACTGCCTGCAGAGTGAGCGGCGTAGACCCGTCGAAGGCCAGATTCACGAAATCTCCGGATTTCAGCTCGCTGAGCGCAATCTTTTGGCCTGCTTCATTGGTAAGCGGCACAGAGACCAGGTTCAGCTCACTGCTTTTGGCCCCGCTATCCAGCTTCACGGTCATCTTGTTCAGGTTGGCATCCACGGTTGCAATCTCGAACTGGGCCGATCCGCTGACCCGCAGCACGGAGATGAGCTCCTGGTTGCTGGCGAGCACAGCAGTAACCGGAACATTCAGCGGAACATCCGTGATGGCCGGAGAGCTTTTGCCGAACATATCCACCGCCTGCGGGTAAGCCATCGTCAGCAGCTGTCCGTTGCCGAGCTTCATCACAATGGTTCTGGCATTCGTATTTATCGCCGTCAGGACGCCTGTATATTTGGTAGACAGCTCAACAGACATCGCACGCTCATTAATGGATGTCACATCAATCTTGCGGTTCTCTACCAGTCTTGCACCCATGGTGGTCAGCGAAGTCGTCACCAGTCCGCCGTAAGCCATTTTGGTCTTCTCGTCCAGCTTGACCACATGAGCCTTGCCGTTGCTGTCTGTGAAGGTCAGATACTGGGTCTTGCTGTTATAATCGACAACGGTAGCGGCGGCGTACTGTTCAATCTGGCGGCTCAGCACCTCGATCTTAGTCACCTGGTCACTGCTGTTCAGCGTAAGCTGCACATTGTCTCCGCCTGTCTTGTCGGCAATCAGGTCACCCATCACCGGGCTGACGTTATTAGGAATGACAAGCGCCGGATTGGCTGCAAGCAGCTTGGCCTCGCGGCTGCCGTCACTTTTCTGATAGACAATTGTCGAATCCGTCAGCTCATAGATGAAGCCCTTCACTACGCGCTCTACCCCGGAGGTAACCTCTACAGAACGAATCACATTATCCTTGATCGTATAGGAGGCGGCAGCACCGGTTTTCAGCTCTGCCGGCTGAACAATTGCGTTCTGCGAGCTGAACAAGGTCGTTCCTTCCTCCCACTTGAAGCTCTCCACTGTGCCATCCTCATTCTTGAAGGTTATGCTTTTGGCCGCAGTGTCGACGGTCTGAATGGTGCCTTTGGCTGTCTTGTTGACAATCCCCGAGGTGACCTGGACCTTGACTACCTTGCGGGAACCGGTGAAGGTCTCGCGCAGAATCGTAATTTTGCTGCCGGCCGTAATAGCTGAAGGCTGGATTGCCGCCCCGTTCACATCCAGGAACGTGGTGTCCGCATCATAGGGATATTGATCATATCCGTTGGCAGAATCCACCCAGACCACACCTGGGGACAGCTTGGTAAACACACCCTCTGCCTGCTCGACCTGAACCGCCGGATCGGTCAGCTCTACATAAGCTGCACTATAGGTCGCTCCAATAACTGTTACCTTCGTATAAGGCTGAATTTCATTCAAGGTAATCCGGTTCTCGGATGCGCTTGTGAAATAAGCGGTACTCGCGTTCAGAGTGAAATCCAGTGTGCCGCCATTGGTGTACAGTGCCAGCCTGCCGTCTTTCAATGCGCTGACCGTTCCTTTGAACGTATTGTCATACTCCAGCGTGTTGTGCGCTTCGGCACGGCTGAAGAAGGTAGCCAGCTGGGCGCGGGTGACCGCCCCCTGCGGGTCAAAGCGGTTACCGGTAAGACCGTTCGCCAGTCCCAGCTCCACCGCAGCATTCACATAGCCGCGTTTGTTCGCGGAGATCTTCGCATCATCGGCGAAGCCGGTCGGTCCGCTTGCTCCCCCTGCACTCTTGCCCAGTGCCCGGATCAGCAGCTCTGCGACCCACTCACGGCTGGCCTTGCGTTCTCCCCATGAGGTCTTGAGATTATCTGCCGCCATTTCGGTGGACTTATCAAGCAGACCTTGCTGGAAGGCCAGGATTACATAAGGTTTGTAGTAATTCGTGACTAGGAAATCATTCGGAAGCGCAACGTCTGTATTGGTGTTCACATTGCCCTGCAGCTTCATGAAACGCAGCGCCATCAGCACGGCTTCCTGCTGGGTTACCGAGTCGCCCGGACGGAACAGGCCGTTATTGCCGACGACAATTCCCTGGCCTGCCAGCTTGTAGATATGTTTCTCGGCCCAGAAGCCTGCCTTAACATCACTGAATATTCCGGAAGCTGTAACCGCTGATTGACTAGGTGTAGCCCCTGCTCCGGTAGAGGTGTTGTCCGCAAATGCAGCTCCAGCCCCGCCCAGAACCATCGTACCCGCCAGAAGGGCAGATACCGCTTTTGCAGAATAAGATTGCACCGTACGCTTAAGTTTTTTTGGACCGGACAATTCGGTATTCCCCTCTCTGTGGCTCATTCTGAATGCTCTATGTTGGTGTCTTCGTCAGCAGCCTGCCTGTTTCCTGCCTGCAGCCTACAATCCGTTGTTCTCACGGGTGATCGGATGCACAAGATCCACATGCCCCATGAGACTCTCTACTTGCTCGCCATCCACCAGCACATCAATATTCTTGACCTCATCGAACTGGAAAAAGGTCTGGGACAGCGCGCTGATGGCCAGCGCCTCGCCGCCTGCACCCAGCTGTGCCTCGTCCGGCTTATGGATATCCAGGACCACCTGTCCATTGGAGAACTCCAGCGACTTCAGTTCAATTTTGTTCCAGAGCGGAATCTGGTCGGCCTTGCTGCTGTTCTGCAGCGCCTTGAAGACCTCTGTGTACTTCTCCTTATCATCCTTGAAGGCAATCGTGGCTTCTCCCGTTACCAGATCCATCTGCTGAGGATCGGTATAGAACACCTTGATGCTCAGGCTCTGCTTCTCAGGAGCAGCCGGCTTGTCGGTCTTTTCAGGGGCCGCAGTTGCCGTAGGCTCAGGTGTGCTGGTCGCCTCAGGAGTAGCCGTAGCGCTGATTACATCATTGCCTCCGGCGCCGCCGGACACCGAGGAATCCGGAGTCGCTGTAGCTGCCGGTGCAGCCGTGGGTTTATCACCGCAGCCCGAAATTACCAGGAGCAGCATGGCGGCGATACCTGCATATGTCAATTTCTTATTCATTTCGATGAACCCCCTTCAGATGAATACGGGCAGGACGGGGCCGCAAAGTCCTTGTGACCTAATTTATGGCCCTAATCCGACTCTGCGGCCCCTGCTGCCGCCCGATGTTATTGAACCCCGAGATACTCCTTGATTCCCTTGGCCATTCCTTCCGCAACACTATTCTGAAGCGCTTCGGTGAAGAGCAGCGCCTCATCCTTTTTGTTGCTGAGATAGCCTACTTCAAGCAATACCGCAGGCATCTTCGTCTCACGTATCACATGGAAGTTACCGTACCTTACGCCCCGGTTGCTGAGCCCGGTAGCCTGAACAAGATATTTGTGCATCACATTCGCCAGAGCTTTGCTGGCCTCGCGCTGATAATAGGTCTCTGATCCGCTGGCTGCGGAAGACCCGCTGCTGTTGGCGTGGACGGAGACGAACAGATCCGCATTAAGATTATTGGCGATGGCTGCCCGCTCCTTCAGTTCAAGGAAGGTGTCATCGCTGCGGGTCAGCACCACATCGATTTTGTTCTCCTGCTTCAGCAGCTCTGCCGCCTTCAGAATAACTGCCAGATTGAAGTTTTTCTCGTATTTGCCGGTCACTCCGACAGCACCGGAATCCTTGGCGCCATGCCCCGCGTCCAGCACTACGAGCTTCCGCCCGTTGTTGCCGGGCTGGGTGGAGGTGTCTCCCGAGCCTTGCGCATTCAGATCAATCACAATCAGCTTGGAGGTATCTCCCGATACCTCAACGCTATAATTTTTGGGAGTATTAAGATCAATCACAAAACGGACCGTATACGGATCGGTACTGTACAGCGAATAGCGGATGCCTGATACATCCGGATAGTCCGTCACGGTAAGCTTGCCGTTCAGGTCGGGGTCAAGCTCCTGGCCCGTTCCAAACAGATCGGAGAAGGTGGCATTCGGCAGATCGATCACGATCCGGTCCGGATTACCCACTTTGGAAACAACCGGCTGGCTGTTGCCCTCCAGGGCAATCGAGAACCTGTTCTCATTGAAGCTGATACCGTTGATCATGCTTAGACCGCTTGCATCTTCACCAGGCGGCACTACAACGGTTCCCCCGTCGCCTCCGCCATTGTCCGTGTTAGGATCGGGAATCTGCGGGGTAATAAGATCTACAATCTTCTTCGTATTATCCCATTTGACCGTAAGGCCGAACTGCTCCCCGATGAAACGGATCGGTACAAGCGTGGTGTTATTCTTAAGCAGCGGTGCTGTAGTCATAATCACCGTCTTGCCGTCAACGGATGCGGCCGTCTGGTCCACGATCAGTTGTATGGTCTTCCCTTGCTGTTCAATCTTGACGGTCTTACTGGGCTGATCCCAGTCTACCTTGTACCCAAGATTCTCAGCAATCATTCTTAGCGGCACCATGATAGAGTTATTGACATTCTCCACCTGGACACCTTGTCCGGCAGTCAGTTCCTGACCATCCAGGAAGATCTTGCTCTGCGGCTGCGCGGAAGCGGCCTGTCCATGTCCCGGCAGCACAACAACCAGGAGCAGCAACAACAGCATAAAAGCAAATTTCTTCATTCTTCACCTCTAAGACTCTAGTATTCCGCCCTACCTGAGCGTTCTTGATGGCATTCCCTGCTGACAGCCTTCGACATAGTTTAGACGCCTGGAGCACTTAAAAGTTGCGAATAAATACCAAAGCTAGTGGAAATGTCTGTGTAATTCACATCGCTGACTGTATGTATTGCAGTAACAGACACCTTGCTTGGACGCAGGATTATAACCCTAGATATTCCTTGATTCCCGCTACGATCTCACGGGCCAGATTATCCTGCAGTTGCTCGCTGAACAGGGCCGCATCATTCCCTGCATTGGTCAGATACCCGGCTTCCAGCAGAATCGCAGGCATCTTGGTTTCTCTGGTCACATGCAGGCTCTTCGACCGGACACCGTTATCCTTGAAGCCCGTGCCCGCTACCAGATGCTTCTGCATAATCTGGGCCAGCGGAAGGCTCTCGCTGCGCGAATAGTAGGTTTCGCTGCCGTTGATTTTGTCTCGGTTCGGATATCCCTTATCGAGTGAATTCGCATGAAGCGAGATAAACAAAGTAGCGTTTGCCGCCTGGGCAATCTTCACACGGTCCTGCAGACCCAGCGTAGCATCCGTAGTACGCGTGTAGACGACATCTGCCCAGCCCTCCTGCTCCAGAATCACTCCCGCCTTGAGAATCACGGCCAGATTGAAGGTTTTCTCCAGCTTGCCGGTAAGGCTGACCGCCCCCGATTGCTTGCCTCCATGCCCTGCGTCCAGTACAATAACTGGTCTTCCGGTCACCCCTGTATCCGCTGGTGCTCCGGTTCCGTTGATCAGCGCATTGAGGTCTATCGTGACCAGGCCGGTGCTCTCATCCGTAATCAGTTCATAATTCTGATAACCCGTTGTCTGAATGACGAAGCGGACCGCCGAAGGGCTGCCGGTGAACAAGGCGTAGCGAATCTCAGAAACTAGCGGATAGCCGGTAGTGTCCAGCTTGCCTTGGGGACTGCCTCCTGTCGATACGCCGGGAAAGCTCCCGCTGAAATCCGGGGCAAA
This region of Paenibacillus sp. FSL K6-1096 genomic DNA includes:
- a CDS encoding NAD/NADP transhydrogenase alpha subunit, which codes for MKCISVYTDNFEAFSDIFDRVVDSPMEENEEQEVEGITISHSGDVPEHYLERMSAKPEVVVMKDKSRGLTILQHGKVFEILLPVLETA
- the nth gene encoding endonuclease III, which produces MKAAEVRHILDTIGGMFPDAHCELNHSNAFELTIAVLLSAQCTDATVNKVTEDLFQKYKTPADYISVPLEELEQDIRRIGLFRNKAKHIQNLCSILIEQYGGEVPQAHDELVTLPGVGRKTANVVVSNAFGVPAIAVDTHVERVAKRLALAGWKDSVLEVEKKLMKAVPREEWTLTHHRLIFFGRYHCKAQSPMCQVCPLLDVCREGKKRMKTAVIRKDKVHTKPNKELEKKRMG
- a CDS encoding S-layer homology domain-containing protein, whose translation is MSGPKKLKRTVQSYSAKAVSALLAGTMVLGGAGAAFADNTSTGAGATPSQSAVTASGIFSDVKAGFWAEKHIYKLAGQGIVVGNNGLFRPGDSVTQQEAVLMALRFMKLQGNVNTNTDVALPNDFLVTNYYKPYVILAFQQGLLDKSTEMAADNLKTSWGERKASREWVAELLIRALGKSAGGASGPTGFADDAKISANKRGYVNAAVELGLANGLTGNRFDPQGAVTRAQLATFFSRAEAHNTLEYDNTFKGTVSALKDGRLALYTNGGTLDFTLNASTAYFTSASENRITLNEIQPYTKVTVIGATYSAAYVELTDPAVQVEQAEGVFTKLSPGVVWVDSANGYDQYPYDADTTFLDVNGAAIQPSAITAGSKITILRETFTGSRKVVKVQVTSGIVNKTAKGTIQTVDTAAKSITFKNEDGTVESFKWEEGTTLFSSQNAIVQPAELKTGAAASYTIKDNVIRSVEVTSGVERVVKGFIYELTDSTIVYQKSDGSREAKLLAANPALVIPNNVSPVMGDLIADKTGGDNVQLTLNSSDQVTKIEVLSRQIEQYAAATVVDYNSKTQYLTFTDSNGKAHVVKLDEKTKMAYGGLVTTSLTTMGARLVENRKIDVTSINERAMSVELSTKYTGVLTAINTNARTIVMKLGNGQLLTMAYPQAVDMFGKSSPAITDVPLNVPVTAVLASNQELISVLRVSGSAQFEIATVDANLNKMTVKLDSGAKSSELNLVSVPLTNEAGQKIALSELKSGDFVNLAFDGSTPLTLQAVKQYAGQVTAVDAAAGTLTVKDYSGAAQTLAAGSGVRIVRDGVTSSALSSLSTADRILARKDAGGVVIISVLSQQSRTFARYESGTNQIITKRANLNDNYQFTLAPNVYIHQGDTTLSVQSLKENDNIIMYFNNDKIVEIVKQ
- a CDS encoding GerMN domain-containing protein, which translates into the protein MNKKLTYAGIAAMLLLVISGCGDKPTAAPAATATPDSSVSGGAGGNDVISATATPEATSTPEPTATAAPEKTDKPAAPEKQSLSIKVFYTDPQQMDLVTGEATIAFKDDKEKYTEVFKALQNSSKADQIPLWNKIELKSLEFSNGQVVLDIHKPDEAQLGAGGEALAISALSQTFFQFDEVKNIDVLVDGEQVESLMGHVDLVHPITRENNGL
- a CDS encoding N-acetylmuramoyl-L-alanine amidase family protein, translating into MKKFAFMLLLLLLVVVLPGHGQAASAQPQSKIFLDGQELTAGQGVQVENVNNSIMVPLRMIAENLGYKVDWDQPSKTVKIEQQGKTIQLIVDQTAASVDGKTVIMTTAPLLKNNTTLVPIRFIGEQFGLTVKWDNTKKIVDLITPQIPDPNTDNGGGDGGTVVVPPGEDASGLSMINGISFNENRFSIALEGNSQPVVSKVGNPDRIVIDLPNATFSDLFGTGQELDPDLNGKLTVTDYPDVSGIRYSLYSTDPYTVRFVIDLNTPKNYSVEVSGDTSKLIVIDLNAQGSGDTSTQPGNNGRKLVVLDAGHGAKDSGAVGVTGKYEKNFNLAVILKAAELLKQENKIDVVLTRSDDTFLELKERAAIANNLNADLFVSVHANSSGSSAASGSETYYQREASKALANVMHKYLVQATGLSNRGVRYGNFHVIRETKMPAVLLEVGYLSNKKDEALLFTEALQNSVAEGMAKGIKEYLGVQ
- a CDS encoding N-acetylmuramoyl-L-alanine amidase, with the protein product MKKAGQRVLLLLLLPLFLLSFAGHEAAAAAASSGKIVMDSKELVLPKGVIIENVNGSVMIPLRVVAENLGFEVQWEQATRKVTVQQDGKSVQLAVGSKTAEADGVSLDLNAAPKQTGGTVLVPIRFVSEQFGLSVGWDNTDKTVYLSGGVTSDEPLSPDPLPSATPAPQPGAEAVPSLPAQPSTGTEITEEVNGSITASPTPLATSPVVNGAVFSENRLIISAAGGAKPTVSRMTGPDRIVVDFQGAVFAPDFSGSFPGVSTGGSPQGKLDTTGYPLVSEIRYALFTGSPSAVRFVIQTTGYQNYELITDESTGLVTIDLNALINGTGAPADTGVTGRPVIVLDAGHGGKQSGAVSLTGKLEKTFNLAVILKAGVILEQEGWADVVYTRTTDATLGLQDRVKIAQAANATLFISLHANSLDKGYPNRDKINGSETYYSRSESLPLAQIMQKHLVAGTGFKDNGVRSKSLHVTRETKMPAILLEAGYLTNAGNDAALFSEQLQDNLAREIVAGIKEYLGL